A DNA window from Streptococcus mutans contains the following coding sequences:
- the pflB gene encoding formate C-acetyltransferase, with protein sequence MATVKTNTDVFEKAWEGFKGTDWKDRASISRFVQDNYTPYDGDESFLAGPTERSLHIKKVVEETKAHYEETRFPMDTRITSIADIPAGYIDKENELIFGIQNDELFKLNFMPKGGIRMAETALKEHGYEPDPAVHEIFTKYATTVNDGIFRAYTSNIRRARHAHTVTGLPDAYSRGRIIGVYARLALYGADYLMQEKVNDWNSIAEIDEESIRLREEINLQYQALGQVVRLGDLYGLDVRKPAMNVKEAIQWINIAFMAVCRVINGAATSLGRVPIVLDIFAERDLARGTFTESEIQEFVDDFVMKLRTVKFARTKAYDELYSGDPTFITTSMAGMGADGRHRVTKMDYRFLNTLDNIGNAPEPNLTVLWSSKLPYSFRHYCMSMSHKHSSIQYEGVTTMAKEGYGEMSCISCCVSPLDPENEDRRHNLQYFGARVNVLKALLTGLNGGYDDVHKDYKVFDVEPIRDEVLDFETVKANFEKALDWLTDTYVDAMNIIHYMTDKYNYEAVQMAFLPTRVKANMGFGICGFSNTVDSLSAIKYATVKPIRDEDGYIYDYETVGNFPRYGEDDDRVDSIAEWLLEAFHTRLARHKLYKDSEATVSLLTITSNVAYSKQTGNSPVHKGVYLNEDGSVNLSKVEFFSPGANPSNKASGGWLQNLNSLKKLDFAHANDGISLTTQVSPKALGKTFDEQVANLVTILDGYFEGGGQHVNLNVMDLKDVYDKIMNGEDVIVRISGYCVNTKYLTKEQKTELTQRVFHEVLSMDDAATDLVNNK encoded by the coding sequence ATGGCAACTGTCAAAACTAACACTGACGTTTTTGAAAAAGCCTGGGAAGGCTTTAAAGGAACTGACTGGAAAGACAGAGCAAGCATTTCTCGCTTTGTTCAAGACAACTACACTCCATATGACGGAGACGAAAGTTTTCTTGCCGGCCCTACTGAACGTTCACTTCACATCAAAAAAGTCGTAGAAGAAACTAAAGCGCATTACGAAGAAACACGTTTTCCAATGGATACACGTATTACATCTATTGCTGATATCCCAGCAGGTTATATTGACAAGGAAAATGAATTGATTTTTGGTATCCAAAACGATGAACTTTTTAAGCTGAACTTCATGCCAAAAGGCGGTATTCGCATGGCTGAAACAGCTTTGAAAGAACATGGTTATGAACCAGACCCTGCCGTTCATGAAATCTTTACTAAATATGCAACAACCGTTAATGATGGTATCTTTCGTGCTTACACTTCAAACATTCGCCGTGCACGTCATGCCCACACTGTAACTGGTCTCCCAGATGCATACTCTCGCGGACGTATTATTGGAGTTTATGCCCGTCTTGCTCTCTATGGTGCTGACTACTTGATGCAAGAAAAAGTGAACGACTGGAACTCAATTGCTGAAATTGATGAAGAATCAATTCGTCTTCGTGAAGAAATCAATCTTCAATATCAGGCACTTGGCCAAGTAGTGCGGTTGGGTGATCTGTATGGTCTTGATGTTCGCAAACCTGCTATGAATGTTAAGGAAGCTATCCAATGGATTAATATCGCCTTTATGGCTGTCTGCCGCGTTATCAATGGTGCTGCAACTTCTCTTGGACGTGTCCCAATCGTTCTTGATATCTTTGCAGAACGTGACCTTGCTCGTGGTACTTTCACTGAATCAGAAATCCAAGAATTCGTTGATGACTTCGTTATGAAACTTCGTACGGTTAAATTTGCACGTACTAAGGCTTATGACGAACTTTATTCAGGTGACCCAACATTTATTACGACTTCTATGGCTGGTATGGGAGCTGATGGACGTCACCGTGTTACTAAGATGGACTACCGTTTCTTAAATACGCTTGATAATATTGGCAATGCTCCAGAACCTAACTTAACCGTTCTTTGGTCAAGTAAATTGCCTTACTCTTTCCGTCATTATTGTATGTCTATGAGCCACAAGCATTCTTCAATTCAATATGAAGGTGTCACAACTATGGCTAAAGAAGGTTATGGTGAAATGTCATGTATCTCATGCTGTGTATCTCCGCTTGATCCTGAAAACGAAGATCGTCGCCACAATCTACAATACTTTGGTGCTCGCGTTAACGTTCTTAAAGCACTTCTTACAGGTCTTAATGGCGGTTACGACGATGTTCACAAAGACTACAAAGTATTTGATGTCGAACCTATCCGTGATGAAGTCCTTGATTTTGAAACGGTTAAAGCTAATTTTGAAAAAGCACTTGATTGGTTGACTGATACTTACGTGGACGCAATGAATATCATTCACTATATGACTGATAAATATAACTATGAAGCCGTTCAAATGGCCTTCTTACCAACACGTGTTAAAGCCAATATGGGATTTGGTATTTGCGGATTCTCTAATACAGTTGATTCATTATCAGCTATTAAATATGCTACTGTAAAACCTATCCGTGATGAAGATGGTTACATTTACGACTATGAAACTGTTGGTAACTTCCCTCGTTACGGAGAAGATGATGACCGTGTAGACTCAATCGCTGAATGGTTGCTTGAAGCTTTCCATACTCGTCTTGCACGTCATAAACTGTACAAAGATTCCGAAGCTACTGTATCATTGCTTACAATCACTTCTAATGTTGCTTATTCTAAACAAACTGGTAATTCTCCAGTTCACAAGGGTGTTTACCTCAATGAAGATGGTTCTGTGAACTTGTCTAAAGTAGAATTCTTCTCACCAGGTGCTAACCCATCAAATAAAGCTTCCGGCGGCTGGTTACAAAACTTGAACTCATTGAAGAAACTTGACTTTGCTCACGCAAATGATGGTATCTCATTGACAACTCAAGTTTCACCAAAAGCTCTTGGTAAGACATTCGATGAACAAGTTGCTAACTTAGTAACAATTCTTGATGGTTACTTTGAAGGCGGCGGTCAACACGTTAACTTGAACGTTATGGATCTTAAAGATGTTTATGACAAGATCATGAATGGTGAAGATGTTATCGTTCGTATCTCAGGTTACTGTGTTAACACTAAATACCTTACTAAAGAACAAAAGACTGAATTGACACAACGTGTTTTCCATGAAGTTCTTTCAATGGATGATGCAGCTACAGACTTGGTTAACAACAAATAA
- a CDS encoding GNAT family N-acetyltransferase yields MKINYTRDTLSSTYLDAVKIRNIVFVQGQGVPLTIEVDKNEAHCIHFVLYDDKNKAVATCRLLPTQDRITATLQRMAVLPGNRGKNYGKLILDTATDFAKKQGYQQMTLHAQLSAKGFYQRMQFKSLGQEFEEAGIKHITMTKALS; encoded by the coding sequence ATGAAAATTAATTATACTCGCGACACACTGTCATCCACCTATCTTGATGCAGTAAAAATTAGAAACATTGTCTTCGTTCAAGGACAAGGTGTCCCATTAACTATTGAAGTTGATAAGAACGAAGCACATTGCATTCATTTTGTACTTTATGATGACAAAAATAAGGCTGTTGCAACCTGTCGTCTTTTACCCACGCAGGATAGAATCACAGCGACCTTACAGCGCATGGCTGTTTTACCGGGCAATCGCGGTAAAAATTATGGAAAACTCATTCTAGATACTGCAACAGACTTCGCCAAAAAGCAGGGTTATCAGCAAATGACTTTACATGCTCAATTGAGTGCCAAAGGTTTCTACCAAAGAATGCAGTTTAAATCTTTAGGACAAGAATTTGAGGAAGCTGGCATTAAGCATATTACTATGACAAAAGCTTTGTCATAA
- a CDS encoding serine hydrolase domain-containing protein has protein sequence MTYQKIIDKINQQISQHVYLGASLALYDGQWQEFYLGETIPHHKTKAGLVYDLASVSKVVGVGTVIIFLLQANHLKLDEPLQAYYPNFHDSSVTIRQLLTHTSGIDPFIPNRNKLDFAALKQAINHIEVTKTKSFHYTDLNFILLGFLLEEFYDQSLDKIIKEHVLKPFGMEKTSFGPVKRAVPTGKTIPIGRVHDPKAQVLGIHTGSAGLFSNLEDLKCFVNHYLSDDFAKPLTQDFAYADKTRSLAWDLTGDWLFHTGYTGTFILLNIKKQSAAIFLSNRTYEKDERSQWILDRNDLIEVIKAALKKVSDSNCD, from the coding sequence ATGACCTATCAAAAAATTATTGATAAGATTAATCAACAGATTAGTCAGCACGTTTATTTAGGAGCAAGTTTAGCACTTTATGATGGTCAATGGCAGGAATTTTATTTAGGAGAAACAATTCCTCATCACAAGACAAAAGCAGGTCTGGTCTATGATCTTGCTAGTGTTTCTAAGGTAGTCGGTGTTGGGACAGTTATTATCTTTTTGCTTCAGGCTAACCATTTAAAGCTTGATGAGCCTCTCCAGGCTTATTATCCCAATTTTCATGACTCCTCAGTAACCATCAGGCAGCTTTTAACGCATACAAGTGGTATTGATCCCTTCATTCCCAACCGAAATAAGTTGGACTTTGCAGCTCTCAAACAAGCAATCAATCACATTGAAGTTACTAAAACTAAATCTTTTCATTATACAGATCTTAATTTTATTTTGTTGGGTTTTTTGTTGGAAGAATTCTATGATCAGTCTTTAGATAAGATCATAAAAGAACATGTTTTGAAGCCTTTTGGGATGGAAAAGACAAGTTTTGGACCTGTTAAAAGAGCAGTACCAACTGGCAAAACAATCCCTATTGGAAGGGTTCATGATCCAAAGGCTCAAGTTTTGGGCATTCACACAGGTTCAGCAGGACTTTTTTCAAATTTAGAAGATTTAAAGTGCTTTGTTAACCATTATTTAAGCGATGACTTTGCTAAGCCGTTGACTCAAGATTTTGCTTATGCCGACAAGACACGTAGTCTTGCTTGGGACTTAACTGGTGATTGGCTGTTTCATACAGGCTATACTGGTACCTTTATTTTACTTAACATTAAGAAACAGAGCGCGGCCATTTTTCTTAGTAATCGTACCTATGAAAAAGATGAACGTTCCCAGTGGATTTTAGATCGCAATGATTTAATTGAAGTAATTAAGGCTGCTTTAAAAAAAGTTTCAGATAGCAATTGTGACTGA
- a CDS encoding CppA family protein, producing MTVFEQMEFYSPVLRINNREENIDFYQNTLGFKVLSEENSLVIFGDWAQAGSLFLIEESPDIRTRAVKGTKKLNKIIIKASKTEEIAALLANGAQADKVFKGANGYAFEAISPEKDRFLIHAEDDLTTLQETKQADYQPLPDFKGLSAFKVESMCLNVPDKVKSQNFYQDLFQNQFPILLDFVESHGEDLTIKPHIVWDLEILEIRVAENYDLVALKNYLEEKGQDVYLDKKEKILVFSDPSQIEIWFRKVK from the coding sequence ATGACAGTGTTTGAACAGATGGAGTTTTACTCACCCGTTTTACGGATTAATAATCGTGAAGAAAATATTGATTTCTATCAGAATACTTTAGGTTTCAAAGTGCTTTCGGAAGAGAATTCTTTGGTTATTTTTGGGGATTGGGCTCAAGCAGGCAGTCTCTTTTTGATTGAAGAGTCACCGGATATTCGTACAAGAGCAGTAAAAGGGACAAAAAAACTCAATAAAATAATTATCAAAGCTAGTAAGACTGAAGAAATTGCTGCTTTACTAGCTAATGGAGCCCAGGCAGATAAGGTTTTTAAAGGAGCTAATGGCTATGCTTTTGAGGCTATTTCTCCTGAAAAGGATCGCTTTCTTATTCATGCTGAAGATGATTTAACGACTCTTCAAGAGACTAAGCAAGCGGATTATCAACCTTTACCTGATTTTAAAGGGCTGTCAGCTTTCAAAGTGGAAAGTATGTGTTTAAATGTTCCCGATAAGGTAAAATCACAGAATTTTTATCAAGATCTTTTTCAAAATCAATTTCCAATTTTGTTAGATTTTGTTGAGAGTCATGGAGAGGATCTAACCATCAAGCCTCATATTGTCTGGGATCTGGAAATTTTAGAAATTCGAGTTGCTGAAAATTATGATCTTGTTGCTTTAAAGAATTATCTTGAAGAAAAAGGACAGGATGTCTACTTAGATAAGAAGGAAAAGATTTTGGTTTTTTCAGATCCAAGCCAGATTGAAATTTGGTTTCGTAAAGTAAAATGA
- the gla gene encoding aquaglyceroporin Gla encodes MDVTWTVKYITEFIGTALLVILGNGAVANVELKGTKGYKSGWVIITLGYGFGVMLPALMFGNVSGNHINPAFTLGLAISDLFPWKQVLPYILAQMLGAIFGQLIIVATHAPYYRQTESSDGILGTFSTISAVDDGTDASKKASLINGFLNEFAGSFVLFFGALALTKNYFGGEIVQQLNTMGTDVTSSTFKFSQVGLTVGANVNSGLAIAHLGLGFLVMALVASLGGPTGPALNPARDLGPRLLHHFLPESVLGKSKGNSKWWYSWVPVIAPILAGIAGVALFKYLYMK; translated from the coding sequence ATGGATGTTACGTGGACTGTGAAATATATCACAGAATTTATTGGTACTGCTCTACTCGTTATTTTGGGGAATGGTGCCGTTGCAAATGTAGAATTGAAAGGAACAAAAGGTTACAAAAGTGGCTGGGTTATTATCACCTTAGGTTATGGTTTTGGTGTGATGCTGCCTGCTTTGATGTTTGGTAATGTATCTGGTAACCATATTAATCCTGCTTTTACGCTTGGCCTTGCAATATCGGATCTTTTCCCTTGGAAACAAGTACTTCCTTACATTCTTGCACAAATGCTGGGAGCTATCTTTGGTCAGTTAATTATTGTGGCAACTCATGCTCCTTATTACAGGCAAACTGAAAGTTCTGATGGTATTTTGGGAACATTCTCTACTATCTCAGCTGTGGATGATGGTACGGATGCAAGTAAGAAAGCTTCACTTATCAATGGTTTTTTAAATGAGTTTGCTGGTTCATTTGTGCTTTTCTTTGGTGCACTTGCTCTTACGAAAAACTACTTTGGCGGTGAAATTGTTCAGCAATTAAACACCATGGGAACTGATGTAACATCTTCTACTTTTAAATTCTCTCAAGTTGGTCTGACAGTGGGTGCCAATGTTAATTCTGGTTTGGCGATAGCTCACCTTGGTTTAGGTTTCCTTGTTATGGCACTGGTAGCATCTTTAGGAGGTCCTACTGGACCTGCCCTTAATCCTGCACGTGACTTAGGTCCGCGTCTTCTTCACCATTTCTTGCCAGAATCAGTACTTGGTAAATCTAAGGGTAACTCAAAGTGGTGGTATTCTTGGGTTCCAGTCATTGCACCAATCCTTGCTGGAATAGCAGGCGTTGCCTTGTTCAAATATTTATATATGAAGTAA
- a CDS encoding Xaa-Pro dipeptidyl-peptidase, producing the protein MKYNQYSYIGTSISQAEKELKELGFQISSQKTNKANLATFVSQVYFHNPDKDDVFKSIIADSQTDLATFLHSDRELTEEIFYTIALQLLEFTPYIDFDEAKTFIKHSHFPIIFQPKHFLLNFYQLLGTRTKNGMTLIDKLVSQGFLPADNHYRYFNGKSLATFDTNALIREIVYVEAPLDTDKDGQLDLIKVNIIRPQTKAKLPVVMTASPYHQGTNDKGADKKLHQMEGELTVKKAATITVTDSHFQALQVPSSNLPISPAQESFSYIDSYTLNDYFLARGFANIYVSGVGTKDSDGFMTSGDYAQIESFKTVIDWLNGRTTAYTSHKRDKRVMADWTNGLVATTGKSYLGTMSTGLATTGIKELKVIIAESAISSWYDYYRENGLVCSPGGYPGEDIDVLTELTYSRNLAAGDYLRNNAQYQKMLAEQVKQIDRTSGDYNQFWQDRNYLPHAHKIKAHVVYTHGLQDWNVKPNQVYYIFNALPEEIQKHIFLHQGQHVYMHNWQSIDFRESMNALLSEELLGLQNHFQLPTIIWQDNSQVQTWKKLNNFGSHQTRQFSLGQEKKIIDNHYPSSDFKRYSDDYHAFKHDLFLKKANEIAIDLPIQEDMLVNGQIKLNLTLKSSSNKGLLSAQVLDYGQKKRFSDLPTILEHNSIDNGQNFSREALRELPFKKAPYRIITKGVLNLQNRTDLLTIEDIFPNKWMTITFNLQASLYQLQKGDSLRIVLYTTDFEQTVHDNSNYILVVDLAKSTIEIPIA; encoded by the coding sequence ATGAAATATAATCAATACAGTTATATCGGTACTTCAATCTCACAGGCTGAAAAAGAGCTAAAAGAACTTGGTTTTCAAATCAGCAGTCAAAAAACCAATAAAGCAAACTTAGCGACCTTTGTTAGTCAAGTTTACTTTCACAATCCTGATAAAGATGATGTCTTCAAAAGTATAATTGCTGATAGTCAGACTGATTTAGCAACTTTTTTGCATTCTGACCGAGAATTAACAGAAGAGATTTTTTATACTATAGCCTTGCAACTCTTGGAATTTACGCCTTATATTGACTTTGACGAAGCAAAAACTTTCATTAAACACAGTCATTTTCCTATCATCTTTCAACCAAAGCACTTCTTATTGAATTTTTATCAATTGCTGGGGACGCGTACTAAAAATGGAATGACTTTGATTGATAAGTTGGTCAGTCAAGGATTTTTGCCAGCCGATAACCATTATCGTTATTTTAATGGCAAGAGTCTAGCAACCTTTGATACGAATGCCCTCATCCGTGAAATTGTTTATGTCGAAGCTCCCCTTGATACCGATAAAGATGGACAACTGGATCTCATTAAGGTCAATATTATTCGCCCCCAAACAAAGGCAAAACTACCAGTCGTCATGACGGCCAGTCCCTATCACCAAGGAACAAATGATAAAGGAGCCGATAAAAAATTGCATCAAATGGAAGGTGAATTGACTGTTAAAAAAGCTGCTACTATTACCGTCACTGATTCCCATTTTCAGGCTCTGCAAGTTCCTTCTTCCAATTTGCCAATTAGTCCTGCACAAGAAAGTTTTTCTTACATTGACAGCTATACCCTCAATGATTACTTTCTAGCTCGCGGTTTTGCTAACATTTATGTATCAGGTGTTGGCACCAAAGATTCCGATGGCTTTATGACGAGCGGTGATTATGCTCAAATCGAATCCTTTAAGACCGTTATTGATTGGTTAAATGGCAGAACCACTGCCTATACGAGTCATAAGCGTGATAAAAGGGTTATGGCTGACTGGACTAATGGTTTGGTAGCCACAACAGGAAAATCCTATTTAGGAACCATGTCAACAGGACTAGCAACGACTGGTATTAAAGAACTTAAGGTCATTATTGCGGAATCTGCTATTTCTTCTTGGTATGATTATTATCGTGAAAATGGTCTGGTGTGCAGTCCCGGTGGCTATCCGGGAGAGGATATAGATGTTCTGACGGAATTGACCTATTCTCGAAATTTAGCAGCTGGCGATTATCTAAGAAATAATGCGCAATATCAAAAAATGCTAGCAGAACAAGTTAAACAAATTGATCGCACCAGTGGCGATTACAATCAATTTTGGCAGGACCGCAATTATCTTCCTCATGCCCATAAGATCAAAGCACATGTTGTCTATACTCATGGTCTGCAAGACTGGAATGTCAAGCCAAATCAAGTCTACTACATTTTTAATGCTCTGCCAGAGGAGATCCAAAAGCATATTTTTCTTCATCAAGGGCAACATGTCTATATGCATAACTGGCAATCCATTGATTTTCGTGAAAGCATGAATGCCCTTTTAAGTGAAGAACTATTAGGTCTACAGAATCATTTTCAATTACCAACTATTATTTGGCAGGATAATTCACAAGTACAAACTTGGAAAAAACTTAACAATTTCGGCTCTCATCAGACACGTCAATTTTCTCTTGGACAAGAGAAAAAAATCATTGATAATCACTATCCTTCTTCTGATTTTAAGCGCTACAGTGATGACTATCATGCTTTTAAACACGATCTTTTTCTCAAGAAAGCTAACGAAATTGCCATTGACTTACCCATCCAAGAAGATATGCTAGTTAATGGACAGATCAAACTCAATCTGACACTTAAATCCAGTAGTAATAAAGGACTGCTCTCTGCCCAAGTTCTTGATTATGGTCAAAAAAAGCGTTTCTCTGATTTACCAACAATCCTTGAACACAATAGCATTGACAACGGACAAAATTTCTCCCGTGAAGCTTTACGAGAACTACCTTTTAAAAAAGCACCTTATCGCATCATCACAAAAGGTGTCCTTAATTTACAAAATCGCACAGATCTCTTAACGATTGAAGATATCTTCCCCAACAAATGGATGACCATTACTTTTAATCTCCAAGCAAGTCTTTATCAGCTACAAAAAGGAGACAGTCTCAGAATCGTCCTCTATACTACAGACTTTGAACAAACCGTTCATGATAACAGCAACTATATTCTGGTAGTTGATTTAGCAAAATCAACTATCGAAATTCCCATTGCTTAA
- a CDS encoding YbaB/EbfC family nucleoid-associated protein produces the protein MMNMQNMMKQAQKLQKQMEKKQSELASMTFVGKSAQDLVVATFTGNKKLVSIDFKEAVVDPDDRETLQDMTVQAINDALGQIEDATQKTMGAFAGKLPF, from the coding sequence ATGATGAATATGCAAAATATGATGAAACAAGCGCAAAAATTGCAAAAGCAAATGGAAAAAAAGCAGTCTGAATTGGCTAGCATGACTTTTGTTGGTAAATCTGCACAAGATCTTGTTGTCGCAACCTTTACAGGTAATAAGAAATTAGTTTCTATTGACTTTAAAGAAGCTGTTGTTGATCCCGATGATAGGGAAACTCTGCAAGATATGACTGTTCAGGCTATTAATGATGCACTTGGTCAAATTGAAGATGCTACGCAAAAGACAATGGGGGCATTTGCAGGTAAATTACCATTCTAA
- a CDS encoding winged helix-turn-helix transcriptional regulator, with translation MQTDVNKERMCPVAKTLSLIGGKWKGLLIYRLIDGKKRFNELQRMNPRISHRSLTLQLRELEASGLIKRTVYPVIPPKVEYELTELGQSMKPIIIAMYQWGTRLSR, from the coding sequence ATGCAGACAGATGTCAATAAGGAACGGATGTGTCCTGTTGCAAAAACCTTGAGTCTGATTGGTGGAAAATGGAAGGGACTGCTTATCTACCGCTTGATAGATGGGAAAAAACGATTTAATGAACTGCAGAGGATGAACCCAAGAATTTCTCATAGGAGCTTAACCCTGCAGCTCAGAGAATTAGAAGCTAGCGGTCTGATCAAGCGAACGGTCTATCCGGTTATACCACCTAAAGTAGAGTATGAACTAACAGAATTGGGACAGTCTATGAAGCCAATCATTATAGCCATGTACCAGTGGGGGACGAGATTATCAAGATAA
- a CDS encoding NAD(P)H-dependent oxidoreductase, with protein MTIQAEELLQAFHFRYACKHFNPNKKISDKDFQTILETGRLSPSSFGFEPWQFLVIQDKELKNDLAPIAWGAKNSLKGASHFVILLARKKPDTIYSSNYISHIMTDIQHLSDEQATGKRQSFEHFQKSDFKLLDSDQTIFDWASKQTYIALANMLTVAACLEIDSCPIEGFDQEKVETLLANKGIINPQEFGVSVMAGFGYRDEEATPKTRQSKEDVVRYI; from the coding sequence ATGACTATTCAAGCAGAAGAACTCTTACAAGCTTTTCATTTCCGCTATGCCTGCAAACATTTCAATCCTAATAAAAAAATCTCTGATAAGGATTTTCAAACTATCTTAGAGACCGGCCGACTCTCACCTAGTTCTTTCGGTTTTGAGCCTTGGCAGTTTCTAGTCATTCAGGATAAAGAACTGAAGAATGACTTAGCTCCCATAGCTTGGGGTGCTAAGAACAGCCTAAAGGGTGCCAGTCACTTTGTCATCCTTCTAGCGCGTAAAAAACCAGACACCATTTACAGCTCGAACTATATCTCCCATATCATGACGGATATTCAACACTTATCCGATGAACAAGCTACTGGTAAACGCCAATCATTTGAACATTTTCAAAAAAGTGATTTTAAACTTTTAGACAGTGACCAGACCATTTTTGACTGGGCTTCCAAGCAGACTTATATCGCCTTGGCCAATATGCTGACTGTCGCAGCCTGCTTAGAGATTGACTCCTGCCCAATTGAGGGATTTGACCAAGAAAAGGTTGAGACACTTCTAGCGAACAAGGGAATCATCAATCCTCAAGAATTTGGCGTATCTGTCATGGCTGGCTTTGGCTACCGTGATGAGGAAGCCACCCCTAAAACTCGGCAAAGTAAAGAAGATGTGGTCCGATACATTTAA
- a CDS encoding DUF536 domain-containing protein, which translates to MAIEKTVSELAEILGVSRQAVNNRVKSFPEEYVEKNDKGVTVVNRAGLIKLEEIYKKTIFEDEPVSEEAKQREFLEILIDEKNTEITRLYDQLKAKDSQLESKDEQLRIKDVQIAEKDKQIDQQQQLTLTAMQDKEQLKLELDEAKAEVEEIQSQQEGIKKGFFARLFGGK; encoded by the coding sequence ATGGCAATTGAAAAGACAGTCAGCGAATTGGCTGAGATTTTAGGAGTGAGCCGACAAGCGGTTAATAATCGTGTCAAATCTTTTCCTGAAGAGTATGTTGAAAAGAATGATAAAGGTGTTACTGTTGTTAATCGTGCTGGTCTGATCAAATTAGAAGAAATTTATAAGAAAACTATTTTTGAAGATGAACCTGTCAGTGAAGAAGCAAAACAACGTGAATTTCTAGAAATTTTGATTGATGAGAAGAATACAGAAATCACTCGTCTTTATGATCAGCTCAAAGCAAAAGACAGTCAGCTAGAATCAAAGGACGAACAGCTGCGTATCAAAGATGTTCAAATTGCTGAAAAAGATAAGCAAATTGATCAACAACAGCAATTAACATTGACGGCTATGCAAGACAAAGAACAATTGAAGCTGGAACTTGATGAAGCCAAAGCAGAAGTTGAAGAAATTCAAAGCCAGCAAGAAGGCATTAAAAAAGGCTTTTTTGCACGTTTATTTGGTGGAAAATAA